A region from the Lycium barbarum isolate Lr01 chromosome 8, ASM1917538v2, whole genome shotgun sequence genome encodes:
- the LOC132605609 gene encoding U1 small nuclear ribonucleoprotein C-like, whose amino-acid sequence MPRYYCDYCDTYLTHDSPSVRKQHNAGYKHKGNVRTYYQQFEAQLNQSLIDQKVKEHLGAFRPVGLPFPQLRPGLPGLPPPQMQMPGNPQMPPGSQWVPGMRPPMLPRPMPGAPGYAPQQMPQMLAPPGAPMPGQVNNMQRPVGGPPSGIPGSMGMPASTGGPPMFAPPPMYQGNTTVPTSGGGDSSSINAQPADSDQ is encoded by the exons ATGCCTAG GTATTACTGTGATTACTGTGATACTTACTTGACCCATGATTCT CCTTCTGTTAGAAAGCAGCATAATGCAGGCTACAAACACAAG GGAAATGTTCGAACTTATTATCAACAATTTGAGGCACAACTGAATCAAAGTCTAATTGACCAAAAAGTCAAGGAACATCTAGGAGCCTTTAGACCAGTTGGCCTTCCTTTTCCCCAGCTAAGGCCTGGTCTTCCTGGTCTTCCACCTCCTCAGATGCAGATGCCGGGCAACCCTCAAATGCCACCCGGTTCGCAGTGGGTCCCTGGTATGCGGCCTCCGATGCTACCAAGGCCCATGCCTGGTGCTCCAG GTTATGCACCTCAACAGATGCCTCAGATGTTGGCACCTCCCGGTGCTCCTATGCCTGGTCAAGTCAATAATATGCAAAGGCCTGTTGGTGGACCGCCAAGTGGAATTCCAGGAAGTATGGGAATGCCTGCTTCTACCGGTGGCCCTCCAATGTTTGCACCACCTCCCATGTATCAAGGAAATACCACCGTGCCAACGAGCGGAGGAGGTGATAGTTCTAGTATCAATGCCCAACCTGCAGACTCTGATCAATAG
- the LOC132605611 gene encoding uncharacterized protein LOC132605611, producing the protein MKGKRKLVKKFSHINSAQTKEAAQMQARNKDKKAKNGNQGNDVGGEDANKSQNINQGNKEMDTSERRGEVSKDEKDEKSLGLNEGRREVNRDAKTLNSLGGVIFMCNARTKEDCYRYRVMGVSASKQDFVMGVNPGLKLFLFDFDLKLMYGIYEASSAGGMRLQPAAFGGAFPAQVPFRIHKDCIPLPENVFKKAIKDNYDEKSRKFKTELTVMQVEKLTELFRPAPWFDPTLKPVLQDPVARPATQRSAAPPLPARNFSPRDHGRQQFADRYVMPREVSHNPHFLTEKEYRSYGLQQANHMQPSTSAVHVNHKLDHYGSVQGTTQQLLRAPSQNEHVYPDAHFPSEREYRSYGLNSYHGQPVTVAPRVESSNTVAAANVNPYDESTTSLVNRYLSLPRTTIRPGELPSTGRESFASASNYVSDIRGYPGRLPAENVRFYPPNVPHALSGHSLIYQHPRDEPGKSSSVLPQYPFAGPPASRR; encoded by the exons ATGAAGGGTAAACGCAAACTTGTAAAAAAGTTCTCTCACATAAACTCTGCACAAACCAAAGAAGCTGCACAAATGCAAGCCAGAAATAAAGACAAGAAGGCAAAAAATGGCAACCAAGGAAATGATGTTGGTGGAGAAGATGCTAACAAGTCTCAAAATATTAATCAAGGGAACAAAGAAATGGATACGAGTGAAAGACGCGGAGAGGTGAGTAAGGATGAAAAGGATGAAAAGAGCCTCGGTCTAAATGAAGGACGGCGAGAGGTGAATAGGGATGCAAAAACTTTAAATAGTCTTGGTGGAGTAATTTTCATGTGCAATGCAAGAACAAAAGAAGATTGTTACAGATATCGCGTGATGGGTGTTTCTGCAAGCAAGCAAGACTTTGTGATGGGAGTCAACCCTGGTCTTAAGCTTTTTCTCTTTGATTTCGATCTTAAGCTCATGTATGGTATTTATGAGGCATCTTCTGCTGGTGGAATGAGACTTCAACCAGCGGCATTCGGTGGGGCCTTCCCTGCTCAG GTTCCTTTTAGGATTCACAAGGATTGCATTCCACTACCGGAGAATGTGTTCAAGAAAGCAATCAAAGACAATTATGATGAAAAGTCCCGCAAGTTTAAGACCGAGCTGACAGTTATGCAG GTGGAGAAGTTAACAGAGCTGTTTAGACCTGCACCATGGTTTGATCCAACTCTCAAACCAGTACTACAGGATCCTGTGGCTCGGCCAGCTACTCAGCGCTCTGCGGCCCCACCTTTACCTGCTCGGAATTTCTCACCACGTGATCATGGAAGGCAGCAGTTTGCAGATCGCTATGTCATGCCTAGAGAGGTTTCCCATAATCCACATTTTCTTACTGAGAAAGAATACAGAAGCTATGGTCTTCAACAGGCAAACCATATGCAGCCCTCTACTTCTGCAGTACATGTTAACCACAAATTAGATCATTATGGATCTGTACAAGGAACAACACAACAGCTCCTGAGAGCCCCGTCACAGAATGAACATGTTTACCCCGATGCTCACTTTCCAAGTGAAAGGGAATACCGTAGTTACGGTCTTAATAGTTACCATGGGCAACCTGTTACTGTTGCTCCTCGTGTAGAAAGTAGTAATACAGTGGCTGCAGCTAATGTAAATCCTTACGATGAGAGTACCACCTCGCTTGTGAACCGGTATCTTTCTCTGCCAAGGACAACGATAAGACCTGGAGAGTTGCCTTCGACGGGCAGAGAGTCATTTGCTAGTGCTTCCAACTATGTGAGTGACATCAGAGGCTATCCAGGAAGATTGCCTGCTGAAAACGTGAGATTTTATCCACCAAATGTTCCTCATGCGCTATCAGGTCACAGCCTCATATATCAGCATCCTAGAGATGAGCCTGGAAAATCATCGTCAGTCTTACCTCAGTATCCTTTTGCTGGCCCACCTGCATCACGCCGCTGA